The proteins below are encoded in one region of Rhododendron vialii isolate Sample 1 chromosome 7a, ASM3025357v1:
- the LOC131333816 gene encoding phosphoribulokinase, chloroplastic, with the protein MAVCTVYTIQTLNSTCSISKPNKTHLGFHQKQVVFYRTSKKIKKQSTITCSAANEKTVVIGLAADSGCGKSTFMRRLTNVFGGAAEPPKGGNPDSNTLISDMTTVICLDDYHSLDRTGRKKEGVTALDPKANNFDLMYEQVKAIKEGIAVDKPIYNHVSGLLDPPELIKPPKILVIEGLHPMFDERVRDLLDFSIYLDISNDVKFAWKIQRDMAERGHSLESIKASIEARKPDFDAYIDPQKQYADAVIEVLPTQLIPGDNEGKVLRVRLIMKEGVKYFNPVYLFDEGSTISWIPCGRKLTCSYPGIKFSYSPDTYFGHEVSVLEMDGQFDRLDELIYVESHLSNISTKFYGEVTQQMLKLSDFPGSNNGTGLFQTIVGLKIRDLYEQLIAAKAAAPLQATKA; encoded by the exons ATGGCGGTCTGCACAGTCTACACCATCCAAACCCTCAACTCCACTTGCTCaatctcaaaaccaaacaaaacccacTTGGGTTTTCACCAGAAACAAGTAGTTTTCTACAGAACCagcaagaaaatcaagaaacagAGCACAATCACTTGCTCCGCCGCCAACGAGAAGACGGTGGTGATCGGGTTGGCAGCCGACTCGGGGTGTGGAAAGAGCACTTTCATGAGGAGATTGACTAATGTTTTCGGAGGGGCAGCCGAGCCGCCGAAGGGGGGAAATCCGGATTCTAACACACTGATCAGTGATATGACCACTGTGATTTGCTTGGATGACTACCACTCACTTGATAGAACAGGGAGGAAAAAGGAAGGGGTGACTGCACTTGATCCCAAGGCCAACAATTTTGATCTAATGTATGAGCAGGTTAAGGCCATCAAAGAGGGAATTGCTGTGGACAAGCCTATTTATAACCATGTTAGTGGGCTTTTGGATCCACCTGAGCTCATTAAGCCTCCTAAGATCCTTGTCATTGAAGGATTGCACCCAAT GTTCGATGAACGCGTAAGAGACCTCTTGGACTTCAGTATCTACTTGGACATAAGCAATGACGTTAAATTCGCATGGAAAATTCAG AGGGACATGGCAGAACGCGGACATAGTCTTGAAAGCATCAAAGCTAGCATTGAAGCCCGAAAGCCTGATTTTGATGCTTATATTG ATCCACAGAAGCAATATGCAGATGCAGTCATAGAAGTGCTGCCGACACAACTGATTCCCGGCGACAACGAGGGAAAAGTATTGAGAGTGAGGCTGATAATGAAAGAAGGGGTTAAGTATTTCAACCCAGTTTACCTGTTTGATGAAGGCTCCACCATCAGCTGGATACCCTGTGGGAGGAAACTCACTTGCTCCTACCCTGGCATCAAATTTTCCTATAGCCCTGACACTTACTTTGGCCATGAg GTATCTGTGTTGGAGATGGATGGCCAATTTGACCGATTAGATGAGCTAATCTACGTCGAGAGCCATCTAAGCAACATCTCAACCAAGTTCTATGGAGAAGTCACCCAGCAAATGCTGAAGCTCTCCGATTTCCCTGGAAGCAACAATGGAACCGGTCTCTTCCAGACCATAGTCGGCTTGAAGATCAGAGACCTCTATGAGCAACTTATTGCCGCAAAAGCTGCAGCTCCATTGCAAGCCACAAAAGCATGA
- the LOC131333817 gene encoding protein BASIC PENTACYSTEINE7, with the protein MQPKPYAAVPLRSVPPMSEPSNNTNFGPKPAKAKKKKPAGKSTDQFVPRVWDTQPKKKTSASKKTKRQFEPGSKVERKNPQEFFNEADFDFSRVPAPYCSCTGNARVCYRCGGGWQSTCCTNNVSQYPLPMSCMRPGARLARVCGRKMSSGAYRNLLCKLASEGHDLSHPVDLKNHWARHGTNMFVTIK; encoded by the coding sequence ATGCAACCCAAACCTTATGCTGCTGTTCCCTTGCGTTCTGTTCCCCCTATGAGCGAACCATCAAACAATACCAACTTTGGGCCTAAACCAGCAAAGGCTAAGAAAAAGAAGCCTGCGGGAAAGAGTACAGACCAATTTGTACCTAGGGTATGGGACacacaaccaaaaaagaaaacttctGCTTCAAAAAAGACTAAGAGGCAATTTGAGCCAGGATCTAAAGTCGAGAGGAAGAATCCGCAAGAATTTTTCAATGAAGCAGATTTTGATTTTTCCCGGGTACCTGCCCCGTACTGTTCTTGTACTGGTAATGCTAGAGTTTGCTACCGTTGTGGTGGAGGATGGCAATCCACGTGTTGCACTAACAACGTATCCCAATATCCCCTCCCCATGAGTTGCATGAGACCTGGGGCTCGCCTGGCCCGTGTATGTGGGCGGAAAATGAGCAGTGGAGCATATCGGAATCTTCTGTGTAAACTGGCATCTGAGGGACACGACCTTTCTCATCCAGTTGACCTGAAGAACCACTGGGCCAGACATGGTACGAACATGTTTGTCACCATTAAGTAG
- the LOC131333818 gene encoding uncharacterized mitochondrial protein AtMg00310-like: MFFSKNTGPILKSELSALMAIPVRANLGRYMGLPAENGKEVLLLSVALALPTYAMACFRLPEGLCHQIEATMARFWWGSKSCNDWKIHWMKWSRLCKEKFKGGLGFCSLTDYNFALLAKKGWRLMVSPKCLMATVMKTKYFKDCDFMEARLGSNLSWVWRSIWEGRRVLEAGMRWSIGNGFSVCIDADPWIPNCMGLQAEKSGGG; encoded by the exons ATGTTCTTTAGCAAAAACACAGGGCCAATATTAAAGTCAGAGTTGAGTGCGCTGATGGCCATTCCTGTGCGGGCTAATCTTGGTAGATATATGGGTCTTCCGGCAGAGAATG GGAAAGAGGTTTTGCTGTTATCGGTGGCTCTTGCCCTTCCAACCTACGCAATGGCTTGCTTCAGATTACCGGAGGGATTGTGTCACCAAATTGAAGCAACCATGGCAAGGTTTTGGTGGGGATCGAAGTCATGCAATGATTGGAAAATCCATTGGATGAAGTGGAGCAGGCTTTGTAAGGAGAAGTTTAAGGGTGGTTTGGGCTTCTGTAGTCTCACTGATTATAACTTCGCCCTATTAGCTAAGAAGGGTTGGCGCCTCATGGTGTCACCCAAATGTCTAATGGCGACAGTTATGAAGACCAAATATTTCAAGGACTGCGATTTTATGGAAGCTAGATTGGGGAGCAATCTGTCATGGGTATGGAGAAGCATATGGGAGGGGAGAAGGGTTTTGGAAGCGGGCATGAGGTGGTCTATTGGGAACGGGTTTTCAGTGTGTATTGATGCTGATCCGTGGATCCCTAACTGCATGGGACTTCAAGCCGAGAAGAGTGGTGGAGGATAG
- the LOC131332731 gene encoding mitogen-activated protein kinase kinase kinase 20-like: MWKRGEILGTGASATVSLAVVNDQTFMHVHSLPSVMAVKSAALHNSYPLSRERIMLKEFEACPCVVRCYGSDTSIERGEEWYNLFLEYASGGSLFDRIHESGGGLPEDEARRYTKSVLSGLSYIHGKGYVHCDIKPHNILVVENGRETTAKIADFGLAMKPKEEKIKGVRGTPMYTAPESIRRDEYGPCADIWAVGCTVLEMVTGKEPWECGRHIEKAALLYRIASKQDVPEIPSWLSNEARDFLSKCLVRDPKSRWTADMLLGHPFVSDAKSEFMETTVDDSSTTLLPEASKEVEWMQIPFDIPEPSYGCYVTGLAQMPLLLKMKMLVRLLLVRI; encoded by the coding sequence ATGtggaagagaggagagatactGGGTACGGGGGCTTCCGCGACGGTGTCGCTTGCCGTTGTGAACGATCAAACTTTCATGCACGTTCATTCTCTACCTTCTGTCATGGCTGTGAAATCTGCCGCCCTCCATAATTCATATCCGCTTAGTCGCGAGAGAATAATGCTCAAGGAGTTCGAAGCCTGTCCGTGTGTCGTTCGCTGCTACGGATCCGACACTAGCATCGAAAGAGGAGAGGAGTGGTACAATCTTTTCTTGGAGTATGCTTCCGGAGGCAGTTTATTCGATCGCATTCACGAGTCCGGAGGCGGCTTACCGGAAGATGAAGCGAGGAGGTACACGAAGTCTGTACTTTCGGGTCTGAGTTACATTCACGGGAAAGGATACGTTCACTGTGATATCAAGCCTCATAATATATTGGTTGTGGAGAATGGGAGAGAAACTACTGCCAAGATTGCTGATTTTGGGCTTGCGATGAAgcccaaagaagaaaaaattaaggGGGTCAGAGGTACGCCTATGTACACGGCGCCTGAGTCAATTCGCCGCGATGAATATGGGCCTTGTGCCGATATTTGGGCTGTCGGGTGCACTGTGTTAGAGATGGTGACCGGGAAAGAGCCTTGGGAGTGTGGACGACATATCGAAAAGGCGGCTCTTTTGTATAGGATTGCTTCTAAACAGGATGTCCCTGAAATTCCGAGTTGGTTGTCAAACGAGGCTCGAGATTTTCTCAGCAAATGCTTGGTTAGAGATCCCAAGTCAAGGTGGACTGCCGATATGCTGTTAGGCCATCCCTTTGTTTCCGATGCCAAGAGCGAATTTATGGAAACTACAGTAGATGACAGCAGCACGACTTTACTGCCTGAAGCCTCCAAAGAGGTTGAATGGATGCAGATTCCATTCGACATTCCTGAACCATCATATGGATGTTACGTGACCGGCCTTGCTCAGATGCCGTTGCTTCTAAAGATGAAGATGCTTGTGAGATTATTGCTAGTAAGAATCTGA
- the LOC131333820 gene encoding mitogen-activated protein kinase kinase kinase 20-like, protein MKWRRGETLGVGASGMVSLALVDDQAAFDHDLPCVMAVKSAPLHESRSICRERRYLDRFEGCPNVVRCFGSDTTTEEGEDWYNLFLEYASGGSLFDRIRRSGRGGLPESEARRYAKSILLGLNHVHKQGYVHCDIKPHNVVLVESESEVIKPPMNLNGKRKRVEKEHTAKIADFGVAMKAGKRKEDQESKGKLRGTPMYIAPESIRCGEYEAHSDIWALGCTVLHMLTGELPWKCDKNTEKAALLFKIGFREEVPEIPSHGLSKEAQDFLNKCLVRDPKPRWTGDMLLAHPFVSGHDCMTAESIKGERSRVVQPQKAAKEVHDLSSSQSSFDLTKPYLLMSRSALNGILPDFSKIRTIKKAKRAEEEGEEKEKKFESSFRPDAWERCWGIKPIPVIPSSNIAIEIFN, encoded by the coding sequence ATGAAGTGGAGGAGAGGCGAAACGTTGGGAGTGGGGGCTTCTGGAATGGTATCTCTAGCACTGGTTGATGATCAGGCCGCCTTCGATCACGATTTACCTTGTGTTATGGCCGTGAAATCTGCCCCATTACACGAATCGCGCTCGATTTGCAGAGAGAGAAGATACCTTGATCGGTTCGAAGGCTGTCCGAATGTTGTACGCTGTTTCGGTTCTGATACCACGACTGAAGAAGGAGAGGACTGGTACAACCTATTCTTGGAGTACGCCTCCGGTGGCAGTCTATTTGATCGCATTCGTAGGTCAGGCAGAGGAGGATTACCGGAATCTGAAGCGAGGCGATACGCGAAATCTATACTCCTGGGTTTGAATCACGTTCACAAACAAGGATACGTCCACTGTGACATAAAGCCTCATAATGTAGTGCTTGTGGAGAGTGAGAGTGAAGTAATAAAACCTCCAATGAATCTGAATGGAAAGAGGAAAAGGGTTGAGAAAGAACACACAGCAAAGATTGCTGATTTTGGGGTTGCAATGAAGGCCGGAAAGAGAAAGGAGGATCAAGAAAGCAAGGGGAAATTAAGGGGTACGCCTATGTATATCGCCCCCGAGTCGATTCGGTGTGGAGAATATGAGGCTCACTCTGATATATGGGCACTTGGGTGCACTGTTTTACACATGCTAACGGGAGAACTGCCTTGGAAGTGTGACAAAAATACCGAAAAGGCGGCTCTTTTGTTCAAGATTGGATTCAGAGAAGAAGTGCCAGAAATTCCAAGTCATGGGTTGTCGAAAGAGGCGCAAGATTTCCTCAACAAGTGCTTGGTTAGGGATCCTAAGCCACGGTGGACGGGTGACATGCTCTTAGCCCATCCTTTTGTCTCGGGACATGACTGCATGACGGCTGAAAGTATAAAAGGCGAAAGGAGCAGAGTTGTTCAGCCACAGAAGGCAGCAAAAGAAGTACATGATTTGTCGTCAAGCCAGAGTTCGTTTGATCTTACCAAACCGTACTTGCTCATGTCGCGTTCAGCATTAAACGGAATCTTGCCTGATTTCAGCAAGATTCGTACCATTAAAAAGGCGAAAAGAGCagaggaggagggagaagaaaaagagaagaagtttGAATCGAGTTTTCGACCGGATGCCTGGGAGAGGTGCTGGGGTATAAAGCCCATTCCGGTGATACCAAGCTCCAACATTGCTATTGagattttcaattaa